The Gemmatimonadales bacterium nucleotide sequence GGCGGCACCACGCAGGCCGTGAATTACGTCGGATCCCACGACGTCGGCGGGACCGGGAACGAGCGACTGTACAACTACCTGGATCTCAACGGCGTGGCGCTCAAGGAGAAGCAGATCAAGCTGGCATTCGTTTGCCTGCTCACGGCGGTCGGTATTCCCATGATTCTCGCGGGCGACGAGTTCGCGGACCAGCACGACGTCGACATCTTCCACGGGAGTACCAACGGCCGGACGCCCGACGACAACAAGCAGCTGGACCCGGTCAACTACGAGCGGCTGGACCAGGATCCCTGGCGGCAGCAGGTGTTCGAGTACGTCTCCCGCCTGGTGAAGTTCCGGACCAGCTCCGATGCGCTCTCCGTCGACGACACCGCCTTCATCCACCTCGACTTCAACGATGGCAAGCGGGTCCTGACGTGGAGACGAGGGCGGGAGGGGTTGGACGCGCCCGTCGTGGTGGTGGCGAACTTTTCGGACTGGGGTACGACGGATCCCGATAATCCGGCGGCTGAGTACGTGGTCGCCAACTGGCCCGCCACTCCGCAGGGGAAACATTGGCGCGAGATCACTCGGGGCCGCCGGGTGGCGGCGCACCGGGTTGGGCGAGAGCCGCTGTTCCCCTGGGAAGCGAAGGTGTACGCGCTGGAATGACCGAGTCGTTTCTGGGTGGCGCACCTCTTGCCCCCTCGCCGGGGGTCCCCATCCTCAGGTGCGCCGAGATGCCCAGCAACCGCCCCAGCCGGTCTATCGGAACGCAGTGTGTCCTCGCGCTTTGCAGTCTTCTGGCGCTTTCCGGCTGCGCCGCGCACTACGCGCAGGTCCCTGCGCGTCTCAATCTCGCGCCCTACCGCCGCATCGCGGTCATCACCTTCTCTGACGAGCAGTCCAATTCGGCGATGAGCACCCTGGCCACCCAGCGGTTCGCCGAAGCCCTGCTGTCGAGCCAGTCGGGTGTCGAGCTCCTCGAGCTCGGCAACGCCGATCCGTCGCTCAGGGCGCTGGCGACGGCCCCCAACGCCGGGCCGCTCGCCCAGAAGCTCGGGCGCGAGAAGGACATTCCCGCGGTATTCGTGGGGTCTCTTAAGTTCTCGGGAACCAAGTCGAGGGGTCACCTGGACGGGTCGGGTGTGGCGGTCCGCTCGGGGGTTACCGGCGAGCTCACCGTCCGCCTGCTGTCTACTACCACCGGAGGCACGCTGTGGCGCTCCAGCGCCACCACGGACGAGACGGTGAGCCGGGTCGCCGTGTCCGGCCGGAGGCCGTCCATCGCCGTGCGGGACCAGGACGAGGCGTATGGGGAAGCGGTCCGGACCCTGGTGGCGAACGTCACCCGCGATCTCCGGCCGACCTGGGTGAAGCAGTAACGGCTTCGGCGGCCAGTCAGCGGTTTTCGATCACCTCTACCCGCGCTAGGCGGTCGCCCTCGAGGATCCGTTCAGCCACCGCCTGACCGCCGTCGATCCGGCCGAAGACGGTGTACTCGTGGTCGAGTAGCGGGTTGTCCACCAGGTTGATGAACCACTGGCCGTCGCCGGTATCGCGGCCACGTGCGGAGATCCCGACGGTCCCTCGGGCGTGGGTCCGGAGGCTGAGCTCGTCCCGCATGAATGCCGCGGCGCCGACGTACTCGTTGGCATCGGGCCCGCCTCCCTGGATCACGAAGTTGGGCTCGACCCGCTGAAAGACCTTCCCGTGGTAGAATCCTTCGCTCACCAACCGCAGCACGCGCGCCACCGTCGCCGGCGCCTCGTCGGGGAAGAGTCGCAGCGTAAAGCTGCCGCCTCCGCTCGAAGGCGCCATCGTCACCCGGAGCCGGATGGTGCGGCGGAAGAAGATGTCCGCCAGCGGCTCGGGGCGGATCGGCAACGGAACCGGCCGGGGCTCGACCGGCGCGCCTGACCAGCGGGTCAGCAGCGTCGCGACGGTCGCGGCCACCGTCGTGTCGTAGTCGGCCAGATAGGGCCGGAGCCGGGACGCGGCGGCCGGCGAGCCGAGCTCGCCGATGCGCTCGAGCATCGCCATGCGCGGATCCCGGGCGTTCTCGGTCCGGCGGGAGCTCAGGCCATCGAAGGCGTCGAGCAGGGTAGCCACAACCGCGGGATGCCGGGAGTCCTTGAGGGCCTGGGCCGCCGCGAGCGCCACCTGATGACCGCTCGAGCCGAGTGCGCGGAGGTAGACGCTGTCCGTCTCGTGCGCCGCCGTGGCCGCGAGTCCGGCGATCGCGGCCTCCTGCACGTTGCGGTCGCGGTCGGCCGCGAGGCGGAGAAGCACGGCACGGGCCCCGACGATTGCAGCGGCACGCGCGGCGTACTGGCGCACCTCCCCTCGCTCCGAGTGGACCGCGCGCGGCAGCATCGCGGCGGCGGCGGCGGTATCGAGCCGCGCCAGCGCCAGCAGGGCGTGCGCTCCCACCTGCCAGCGATGGTCGGAGGGCCCACCCTTGGTCCTGTCCAACGAGAGCCGCCGCAGCGTGGCCGCCGCCGCGCCTGGGTCCGCGCACCCGCTGCCGAGCGAGTCGATGGCGGTGAGCGCGACGTAGGGCTCTCTGTCGCGGGTGGCGGCCAGTATCGGCCGGCAGTCGGGTGGGCCGTCGCCCAGCCGCGCGGCCGCCACGGCTTCGACACGAACGATGGTGCTCGGGTCGGCCAGCGCCCGGCGAATCAGCGCCTGCCGGAAGGCGGCCGGGAGGGCGCCGGCGCCCCGGAGGGCCATCCGGCGGGTTTCGTCGTCGCGGTCGCCGGCCGTGTGCGCGGCCGTGGTGCTGTCCAGTCCGCCGGCCGCGGCCAAGGTCAGCAGGGCGAGGCGGCGCACCGTCGTGTCCGCGGCGGCGAGGGCCGTGCCCCGGAGCAGCGCTACGGTGGCCGAGGTGAGATTGCCCGTCGCCCGTCGCGCGCGCGCCAGGGTGTAGAGCCCGTGTACAACCCCGGCGATGGGCTGGTCTCCGAGCCGCGCGCGGATCGTCACCTCCGCAGCGCGTGCAGCGGCGCTGTCACTCAGCGGCAGCCGGCCCAGTGACTGCGCCAGGGCCTCCGTGACTCGCGGCTCGGTCTCCGACAAGAGCGCTCGGGTGAACGCGGCCGCGGCATCGCGAATCGTGAGTTGAGTGCTGTCGGATGACGCCGTGCCTCGGCCGACCCGGCGCATCGACTGGGCGATGGCGTTCGCCGCCTCTCTGCGCACCGCGGGCAGGCTGTCGGCCAGGAATGGCAGCAGGGCTCGTCCGAGCTCGGGCCGCTGGAGCCGGCCCAGTCCGCGAACGGCGAGCCGGCGGAGCAGGGTGTCGTCGCTCGCGAGCGCGCCCAGCAGCGGTTCCAGACCGTCGCGACCCGTCCCCCGCGCGTCCTCGGCCACGAGCAGGCGCTGGAGCGCGAGGGTGTCGATTTTGGCTGGTGCCTGCGCGGCGCCGGGCTGGGACGCCAGGATCAGAGCCGCGCAGACCGCGAGCGGTGGGTGCACGCGCGTCGGGCTCACCCGCCGCCTACTCGGCCGGGCCCGGTGCGGCATCCTCGTCCCCCGGGTGTGATCGGAGCTATCGTTCAGACCGTCTCCAGCAGAAGGTGTCCGATGCGAGCTCGTCAACTCCTCGTACTCTCGGCGTTGGTCGGCTGGAGCGGTAGCGCCTGTGCCGCCCACCAGGCCGGCGCCGATTCCGCTCCCGCCGAGCAGTCTCGAGTGCAGGTCGAAAATAACTCTTCGCTCGACATGGATCTCTATGTCCGGCAGCAGGGAGCGACGCCGGTCCGCCTCGGGCTCGCGCCAGCCGGTGAGAAGACGACGTTTGGGCTCGCTCCCGGGCTCGTGGCCGGGGCTGGACTCATTCGCTTCGAGGCCCGGCCGGTCCGGGGGCAGGGCGAAGCGGTGCTGAGCGATCCGTTCGCCGTCGGGCGGGGCGAGGAGCTCCACTGGTCGATTCCGCCGCAGTAACGCCGTGAGGAGGGGCGCCGGTGTGCTGCCCGCTCACCCTCGCTCGTCGCCGTGGTCGTTGGCGTCCTACTCGGGACCTTGCCGGCGAGCGCCTGCCGACCGCGAGCGTGGAGAGATACGGCACATTGTCAGGAGCACCAGGCGGAACTACATCGTGCTGCCGCTCTCGGCCGCCGGGGCTGGAACCAAGGATCCCTTATGGGTCGCGCTCAGCATCGTGGTACACGTGCTGCTGATCGGCACCCCCATCGCGCTGTTTGCCCGGCGCGCCGTGCAGCAGTCCACAACCACATCCGGGTGAGAAGGTCCTCTTGACAAGCTAGAGAAGCCGTCCCATGCTCCTCCAGACTCTCTGGAGGACATGCCGGTGCCCGGCCCCGTCGATCTGCTCCCCGGTACCCTCGACCTGCTGGTCCTCAAGGCCCTCTCCCTCGCGCCGATGCACGGCTGGGGCATCGGGCAGCGGATCGACCAGCTCTCCCGCGACGTGTTTCAGGTCCAGCAGGGCTCGCTCTATCCCGCGCTCCAGCGGATGCTGCGGAAGGGGTGGATCCGCTCGGAGTGGCGCACCACCGAGAACGCCCGGCGGGCGCGCTACTACGTGCTGACGGCCCAGGGCCGGCGCCAGCTCGAGGCGGAGACCGCGCTGTGGCAGCGCACCGCGGCGGCCGTGAACGGCATCCTCCGCGTCCGCATGGCCGACCGGTGATCGCCGATCTTCTGGAGCGGCTCCGCGCCCTGGTCTTCCGCCGCCGGTGGGACCGGGACCTCGACGAGGAGATGCGCTTTCATCTGGAGCAGGCCACGGAGGAGTACATCCGTGCCGGTCTCGACCCCGCGGCGGCTCGGCGCCAGGCCCTGCTCGCGTTCGGCGGAATGGACCGCTACAAGGAAGCGACCCTCGACGCCAGCGGGGTGCGTCCGCTCCAGGATCTGACCGCGGACATCCGCTTCGCCGCGCGCGCCCTGGGGCGAAATCCGGGCTTCGCCATGGCGGTGGTCCTGGTCCTGGCGCTCGCCATCGGCGCCGCCACCGCGGTGTTCAGCGTGGTGAATGCCGTGCTCATCGCCGACCTGCCCTATCCGTATCCCGATCGGCTGGTGCGCGTGTTCCAGCGGAACTCGGCGACCAACCTCTGGGGCCTCTCGGTGGTGGACTACCAGGCTATCCGGGACCAGCAGCGGAGCTTCGACGCATTCGGCGCCGCCCGGGGCAGCGTGGCTGCCCTGGCCGGCGTGGGCCAGCCGAAGCAGATCGACATCGGCCAGGTCACCTCCGGCTTCTTCGGCGCGCTGAGCGCCCGCGTCGTGGCCGGGCGTCTCATCGAGCCTGGGGACGAGCTCACCGGAGCGCCGCCCGTCGTGGTGGTCTCCTCCGCCTTCGCCCGGCAGCGGCTGGGCGGCGCCTCGGCGGCCATCGGTCGACCGATCACGCTCGACGGCGTGAGCCATACGGTGATCGGCGTGCTGGCGCCGGGTCTCGACGAGCTCTCGGGTATCGACGCGGTGGCCTGGCCCGCGCTCCAGATGCCGACCCCTACCCGGCGCGGCCCCTTCAGCCTGCGGGGCATCGGACGCCTGAAGGCTGGGGTCACGATCGAGGCCGCGGCCCGGGACCTTGCCGGCATCAGCCAGCGCATCTTCCCGCTCTGGCAGGCGGGGTTCAAGGACAGGCTCGCGCGCCTTACGCCCTACCCGCTGCGCGAGACCATCGTGGGGAGGGCCACACAGCAGCTCCGGCTCTTTGCCGGCGCCGTGGTGCTGGTGCTGCTGGTGGCCATCGCGAACGTCGCCACGCTCATGCTGGTGCGCGCCTCGGCGCGGG carries:
- a CDS encoding peptidylprolyl isomerase, with the protein product MSPTRVHPPLAVCAALILASQPGAAQAPAKIDTLALQRLLVAEDARGTGRDGLEPLLGALASDDTLLRRLAVRGLGRLQRPELGRALLPFLADSLPAVRREAANAIAQSMRRVGRGTASSDSTQLTIRDAAAAFTRALLSETEPRVTEALAQSLGRLPLSDSAAARAAEVTIRARLGDQPIAGVVHGLYTLARARRATGNLTSATVALLRGTALAAADTTVRRLALLTLAAAGGLDSTTAAHTAGDRDDETRRMALRGAGALPAAFRQALIRRALADPSTIVRVEAVAAARLGDGPPDCRPILAATRDREPYVALTAIDSLGSGCADPGAAAATLRRLSLDRTKGGPSDHRWQVGAHALLALARLDTAAAAAMLPRAVHSERGEVRQYAARAAAIVGARAVLLRLAADRDRNVQEAAIAGLAATAAHETDSVYLRALGSSGHQVALAAAQALKDSRHPAVVATLLDAFDGLSSRRTENARDPRMAMLERIGELGSPAAASRLRPYLADYDTTVAATVATLLTRWSGAPVEPRPVPLPIRPEPLADIFFRRTIRLRVTMAPSSGGGSFTLRLFPDEAPATVARVLRLVSEGFYHGKVFQRVEPNFVIQGGGPDANEYVGAAAFMRDELSLRTHARGTVGISARGRDTGDGQWFINLVDNPLLDHEYTVFGRIDGGQAVAERILEGDRLARVEVIENR
- a CDS encoding PadR family transcriptional regulator, whose product is MPGPVDLLPGTLDLLVLKALSLAPMHGWGIGQRIDQLSRDVFQVQQGSLYPALQRMLRKGWIRSEWRTTENARRARYYVLTAQGRRQLEAETALWQRTAAAVNGILRVRMADR